The Musa acuminata AAA Group cultivar baxijiao chromosome BXJ3-6, Cavendish_Baxijiao_AAA, whole genome shotgun sequence region TTGTTTCAAGTAGCTTTATTTCAATGTCATGATGTTGATTCTCGTTTACCTTCACAAATTTGTGTTTCGTTTCAAGTTTTACTATCAAAAGATGCTTGGAAAAGATTTAAGATAAACCACTGAATACATGTGATGGTGGATAGATTTATCCAAACTCATTTAGATCTTCACATTGGAAGGTTCTTAATTGGGTACAAAACGTGTGGTATTGCCAACGTCAAAGGACCTTTGCTAAAAGAGAGCAATAATGATACAGAATCCCGGTCAAGATTACCCGTTGACTATTTTCTTGATGGTGTGTCTCAATCGTCACTCCGTTTGGTCCCACCGTCCATAATAGTCAACTGCCCGTCAACCGCCGCCGCTCGCGACGAGACGCCACTCTCTCAACTAGACGGTCGTTTACGCCTCTCCATCTGGGATGCTCCATCTCCATTATGATCCGTTCGATCGAGATCCAACGGTTGCAGTCCGTTCCTAGCGACCTAAGTCCCTATCCTTCCGGATCACCAGTCTTTACCGAGTCACCAATCGGGGGAAGGAGCGGTTTCTATTGGCAAGAAGCCATGGCCCGAAGCCGACTTCGCTGACCGACCGACTAGGAATAGACTTTTCCTGATTGGTACCACCGAAAGGACACGAGTATCGTGCCCTTTGCCCCGCCCAGACTCCCGCTTCATCCCTACGTAAACCACTTGTCCACCTGACTACTGATTGGAGGTTAGCCTATGACCAATACCCGGACCCACCCTGACCCGGTCAGGCACTCCAATCACACGGCAGGTATATATTAATGAGAGCGCTGTTCATTTCTTGCGGAAGAGGGAAAACTCCGAGTAAAAAATTACTGAAATATCATtttcttcgtcttcctcctcaaACTTCTCTTAAATTGCATCATTCCCCCCCTTCTTTACCCCACGACACCATATGCATATAAATATCCTCACCACTTCTACACTCCCATCTCAACTCCCATCTCTCTTTAGTTCTCCACAGCTTGAAATGTCTTACAAGGTGATGGCTGCATGCGTGCAGAGCTGCTGCACCAAATCCGCCAGTATCAAACCCATCTCCTTCCACCTCAATGGTTCCCTCGTCGGCGGCCCTAGTCTCTGCCAGTTGATGGTCGACGACGTCTGGTGCACCATCCAGGAAGAGGCACGGACCGACGCCGAGGAGGAGCCCTTCCTCCGCAAACACTACTACGACCTCGTCCTCTGTCATGCAACTCTCGAGTCCGCTCTCTCGGCCCACCTCGCCAGCAAGCTGGCCGTCCCCACCGTCCTACCCAGCTGCGCCCTCCAGGAGCTAATCTCATCGGTTCTCACGAAGGATCCGAACATCCGGCGGGCTCTCCGCTGTGACCTACGCGCCGCCAAGGGCCGCGACCCGGCCTGTGCCAAGATGGCGCACTGCTTCCTCTACTACAAGGGTTTTCAGGCCTTACAGGTACATCGAGTTGCCCACCGGCTATGGACTGAGGGTCGTCGGGCCACGGCACTGTTGTTGCAGAGCCGCACCTCAGAAGTCCTCGCAGTGGATATCCACCCGGGGGCTAGAATTGGTGCTGGGGTGCTGCTCGACCATGCCACCGGGGTAGTGATCGGTGAGACAACGGTGGTCGGGGATGACGTCTCGATCCTGCACGGGGTCACATTGGGAGGCACCGGGAAGGAGGGCGGTGACCGGCACCCGAAGATCGGCGACGGAGTGCTCCTCGGTGCCGGGACAAAGATCCTGGGCAATGTGAGGATCGGGGAGGGGACCAAGATAGGGGCGGGGTCGGTGGTGCTGAAGGTAGTACCGCCGAGGACGACGGCGGTGGGCAACCCAGCGACTTTGGTCAATGGCAAGGAGAACCGGGCCGGACACATTGTAGACCACACGTCGTGTTCGAATTATGCTAACTAATTAATGCCATCTTTCATTATGATGATGTTTAAGTGCATTGAGAAGCTCAATTTGTTTTGAGCCTCCTCTCTTGTTACCTTTATGatcttttatcttaattttttcattaaaaaatattcagcgagcaacataaaaaaaaaattattttaggttttttttctCGATGACACAAAGTGTTTTTGTTTCGTTGGTAGACAACGACCGAAGCATAGGGTAGCACCAACTCTATTATCCGAGAGCTTCATCTCTATCACCCAAAGGTTATAAGGTATTGAAATGATTAACGTTTCAGGTCACTCATCGTAGTCACCATAACacataaaaataattcaaaaacTGATCATTTTTTATCATGTGTGCTGAGTAACAAACAATGAATAGCGACCGAAGCAAAGGACAATACCTTTCTTGTTATTCAAAAGTCCTATCCGTGCCACTAGGGGGTTTCAAGGTACTAAGATGGTTAATGTTTCACGTGTTGTGAcgatcatgtatatatatatatatatatatatatatatatatatatatatatatatatatatatatatatatatatatatatatatatatatatatatataaggaataTTTCTCTAATCATTCATCGTTAGAAAATATTGACCATAGAAGTATGATTAACAAGATTtgactcttctttttcttctctacttatttcaTTTCCACTTGATCTCAGTGTCGGTTGGCACCATAAATGTTATGAAATATCTCATACGGGACCAAAGACTAACAGCGCATGTCAGACTCGAATTGAGTTGGGATGATATCACCAACATCATTCCCAACAAAAAAGATTGAGAAAGTTCTAGAAATACACCTTAGATAAAATCAACTAAATCGATAGCAAATACTATATACCTCATAAGTAAGTTTCTCAACGAAACAATTGACACGCAAATACATCTTTGACCTTGCTATTTATTGTGTCTTACATGGGTCAAGAGCTACAGAAGGAAGGCATGTAGTGCAAGGACACATTCTTGTTCTGTAGTGGCTGCTATTTTTATTTGTGTGAGATGAAATGGACCGAAACAGTCTCAGTTCTTGGAAACACGACTGTGGGGTCCGAGACATTCTTCTTAAAAGACTCTCgtctttttctctcttcttctacttctaaaaCAAAGAATCCAAGTCAAAGTTTGCATGTGAGACCAAGGAATCTCTCATTTAAGATACCCCTCATTTATTTTAATCTTTAATGGAAGGAGATGAGTCTCAATCCCTTGTTTCTAAAGATGAAGACAACAAAATAATGGGAGTAGAAGAAGAACAACCTAAGAACAACCTCTAAGTATTCCTCGTCATGAAGTTATTTGATCTCGcaataaaaaagggaaaataaaatTCAATTCTAAGAATTTGGACCTGAGACATGAAGTTATTTGATCCAACATCGACACATTTCATTAAAAAGTCACTAGTATGTACATCGAGTATGCGGGTGGGTAAAATGTTGGCACACACCAAGATTTAGAAGAGCAATATGAATTCCTCTTTGAGGATCGTTGTATCATCAATTTATATAGATACAAGATAAGATGTGAGAAGAAGCATCAATGGAGTCCTGTGACGGACAGAAGGACATATGATTCTACCTTATTATTCCGTTTGCAATAGATGAGACCTTGCAAACCCCAGCGGACGTCATGAATGGCACATCCTTGTAGCAGGCTACCAGCTCAGCATCTGTATGCATGTCCAACTGTACCTTCTCCCAGACCTTGCTCTTGGCACTAATTATGTTGTCGGGCTCACCAGAGTATCCGGAGAAGGTTACTCGCTCACCAACAGCAGCTGATGCAGGTGGATCGACCATTTCTACCTGTAGTTCAATTATCATGTTAATATATCATAGATAACCTCTCGTACAATTAGCTGTACCATTAGCTGAACTGGATGCTTTCACAGCAAATTAATCAAGCTATAAAGGACTTATTTAAAATTGCaaggcagaaaaaaaaaaaaaaagagaatgagagaACATTGTAGAAtccatcataaaaaaatatttcgctTACAAATAAAATCATCTCTTTGTCCCCTGTATTTTATTCTTCCAGGAAGATGGAACACAAATAAGGaggaataaaaagaagaaagaaggagaagaaggaaggaggagtggaggaggaggaagatgaggaggtAAAGGATAAGGAGATaatggagaagaagaggaggagaaattcTGGAAAAGAGGCTGACGATGAGCCATGGCTGGATGGGTGGCATCGAATGATGGCGCAAGGAAACAGAGAGGGTTCACGATTTGTGAGACCTAAAGGTTTTGGCCGATCGAGGCTttaaaagatcttttttttttactggATCGGATTGGATTGCATCATCCGAAATGTGGTGGTTCACATATTGATTCATGCGTGGATTAGTAAATAATGATCGGTATAGACTGACTTAGGAGAAATTAAATTTCTTGATCTATACTCTATAATTTCTTCCCATGATCCAAAAACTCTGACAAATAGCTTCTAGGTGCTTAAATACATGCTGTTGTGTCGTCAAACTAATTATCATATAAAAATTTAGAAAGCCAAATTAAGGATCCAATGTTTTTTAACCAATGTTTGTTGTACCACCAGAGTCAGTATGGTATGGATGGTATGTACTTGTCCGACTCGTCACAAAGAAACGGTTCGCCCGCGTCCCCATCGATATGCCTCGACGTACAATGTGTTGGTACACAGGTATGTACCATACCGACAAATCTTTGAGATGGGTCCGATACCCGAAATGGTAAACCCAATTTTTAACCATGTTTTATCCAAAAGTATCAAGTGCGCTCAACAGAAAATATCCATATGTTCCATCCATCAGATTTATGCTGACTAAGTCTTCacgtttgatgttctcttttcttttcttttctataaaCGACTGAGGTACAATAGATGCTCACAATGAATATTCACAATGAAAACCATGTAGTTATTTGTAataatacatattaaaaaaaatctaatcttCAATTTTTGGCTTGGATCCTTCAAATAAATTGATTACCATTACCCATGTAGGCATCGTCATAGATCCACTACAGAAAGTTTGAACATAATTTCTGAGCATCATGCAGTTTAATGCAGTAAATTCACCAAATGTGGAGATATTACTGAGCAAGCCTAAGCCTTTTAGTAATCTTAGAGAAGCTTTTATCCACTATCTGATGTTTTGCTCCAAGTAAAATAATCATATttgacagtagttttcttattctCAACTTGCCATAGTCATCTCAACAATGCAAAAGAAGATCCTACATGTAAAATATGCAATTAAATTAACTTTTGCCTTCCAGAGGAAGGAACTACAAGGGTAAATATTTTAACACAATTAAACATAAGTCTCCAGACATGAAACAACTTACAAACATGTCCCTATTCCCTACTTCAACAAGACTACTGATTTGTATTGTTTCAGATGATAATCACTTAGCATTTGAGCAGTATTGTTATTGTATCCTCTAAATTGTTTGCAAACAAAGAATAAGAGTACTCATGAAGACACAAACATCATCTACACAACAGAAAACCTAAGAAACAGATTTCAGGAGCAAAAAAATTCACATTGCATATCTCTCTTGGAAGCCAAATTTACTACTGCAAGatataggaagaagagaattaacAACTAAAGCATGGGGAGCATCATGACTTACTTTGGAATGGTCATCACTGGATGCAGCCAAGACCATTGCATGAGACTTAATGCCCCGCATTGTTGCTGGTTTCAGATTACAGAGAACACAAACCTTCCGGTTCTGTAGTTCAGTGGTTGCAGTAGGTGAAAGCTTAAAAAATTAGTATAAAGGAAAAACTATCTTTAATCTGAATAAATGTGAGGAAAAAAGAAGACCTGCATTTCTTCAAGAGGAATGTACTTGACAAGTCCGCTAACAACTGTTCTAGTTGATTCCTCACCCACATCAATTTCTTCCACGTAAAGGGCGTCAGCATCCGGATGCTTCTGAACTTTCTTGATGAGACCCACACGGATGTCAAGTTTTGTAATTGGTATCTCTGTTTCGGTAGGCTTTGCTTTTGGACTGCCTTCTGGCTTGCACTGTTGTTTCTTTGCATTGGCTTCTGCAAAGATAacaaatgaaatttgacaagatGTCTCTGCTCAGGAGAGTTTGCCAACAATGTTTCATTTGCAAGTAAAGTTTGGTTGAGCTGTCTGTGACAGCACCCATGAATAACTGATTCATCTTAGTTGTCAATTTGTAGTATTGCTAGGCTTTATCATTCGAAACTTTCATTCAGATATATCAAACCTATTGCAAGAAAATATAAACATCCGTCAAGAGCATACCATTTTTTAACATCAATAAAAGGGCAATTATCTGGTATACATGTATTGTCATACACCAGGTACAGATTCCTATCGGAAATGTACACAACAAAACATATTCAGTTGTTAAAATACTATAACATTTATGCAAAAAATTATTCAATTATTTCCTTTTTCATAACTACAATTACCTGGTTATGCAGTAGCCCAACTATAAATATCATTTTTACTGAACCTTAGACTGGCATATACTACTGGCTTCCACCACAAATTATTATAGGAAAGAAACTACAAAATAATGAATGAAGTTCACATTTACTATAGTGAAATTTTGAATCTTGTTCTCATTAAGATTTTAAATCTTGATCAGATACTAGTTTCATTATCCACCAGATCAGTACCATGCCAGTGTATCGGATGCTATACCGACCCATAACTCCAGGTTTCAgttgaagaaaaattaaaaatttaaataccaaATGGTACTAGGTCCACATTAACTCCAGGTTTCAgttgaagaaaaattaaaaattttaaataccaAATGGTACTAGGTCCACATTCCTACCACACCCACCAGAATTTAAAATCATGGTTCCCATCAAGGATTATGAGCCCCCAACATAGAAGACCTTTACAAATCTTCACTTGCAACATCAAAGGTTGTATTTGTTCAAAGTATTTGAAATCATAATAAACTTTTTGCAGCACTGTTGACATCACTTTCGAATGGAAAAGTACACATAATCGAATGGAAATGTTCCTAAACATTTCCCTTGTTGTCATTACTATAATAGTTAACTATGTTTTTTCCAACAGAACGTAAATGAGTAAATGAGTTACCTCAATTTGAGAAAAAGATAAGTTTCATGCAACATGGACTAGGAGTCTTGCTACCTGTTATGTTTGTGCTCTTTAGCTGCTCGGCTATCTTTTTAGCATCAGCTTCTGCTTTCACCTTTCTGTCAGCTTGACTACCAGCAAATCTCATCCTAAAGTACTCCACATCTTCATCTTTCTGGATTGCAATATTAAATAGTTGAATGGAGTAGATAACCAAAAATTTAAAAGTAGTAGAGATGAACAAACACGAGGAAGTACCATGCACAAGTACTACATACCAGTTCCTTAAATAGTGGTTCGGGTTTCGATATACTGTGTCCAGATGGTAAAAAATTCCAAGGTTTCTTTTTGTCATCTGTTTCTCCTTTCTCGTTACAGAATGAGAGAGATGTTTTTGGTGATAAATTTAGCTGCCTTAGCACCTACATGTTGCAAGGAAAAGTAATATAAATCCAATTGATCACACAAATCTGAACAAGTTTGATCTGCAGAGGAGACTTATGAAACTTATATGttgcaaaaaaatgaaaaatgaagtAGTGGGTCTTAAAAAAATTACTTCAATAGAGAAAGAAGGCATAAAGGGTTCCAACAAAGTTGCAAGAAGGTAGACAAGACCAGCTGATGTCTTCATCACAATGGCACAAGAAGATGGGTCTTCTTTGTAAAGCTTCCAAAATTGGCTCTCCTATATGGTATAAAGTCATAGAAGTTCCATAGTCACATCAATAAGTATCTGCATagtaggaaaagaaaaagaaaaagaaaaagaatatgagAAGTAACGTACCTGTAGATATGCATTACCTTCACTAGATATGCTCATTGCAGTCCTCAAGCCTTGCTTTAGTTTTACCTGTCATATAGCAGAACATGTTTTTTATCAATATTAATTTCAGCCATTAGAACCAATCACCAGCACAAACTGACACATCTGACGGTTTCATAATCTAATTGGTGaacaaaagaaaaacataatCACCTTTTCCATGGCATCAAGATATTGGTCAACCAATTTACCAACTTTCTCTCCTAAATCTTTTGTCAAGTTATGTGACTCTGCATCAGGAGCATCAGGAACAATAGAGTTATATCCTGCTCCTGCAGAGAAAGACAATTAACCAGAAAATACTATACATTAGTGTTACATAATAGTTGATGCTACAACAAACACTACCCAGTATTTGTGAACTATTTTAGGCGTGGACATGTAGCGCATACGTAGTGCAGCATTTGAATGCTtaacataattaaaatttaaggTTGCACACAAATGATTGGCAATGATCCCCATCAGAAATGACGACATCATAAACGAGAAACCACAAAGAATGTTGAAATGTCATAGGTAGCATTTACAGTACAAAAGTAAGTTGCAGAAACTTTACAAATGAATAAGAACAGTGATATATTCAGTTCCAGCCAGGGTAGCCACTAAAACTATTGGTAATGATAGTTATTTTAGAGCACTGAGGAGCAAGTAGTAACATAGAATACGATTCAGCAGCATCCAAACGAGCAGTTGCAAAGTTTAGTAGAGAAATCTGAATTTGGTGGCAATATCAAGCAGGTCTCGACAGCATAATCTATGCCAGAATAGAGGTAGAAGCTTTAAGCAACAAACTGATGTCAACTACAAGAAAAACTTTAACTTGAGGATACAAATGATTATGATTACTAGTATAATCATGGGAAATGGGCTACATATACTAACTTAAGCACTTTAACAAATTTTCTTTGAAATGTACAACTCACAAATTCTTGGCATGTCTGATGAGATATGTTTCAAGTCCCAACCATGATCTTTG contains the following coding sequences:
- the LOC103989769 gene encoding probable serine acetyltransferase 4 — encoded protein: MSYKVMAACVQSCCTKSASIKPISFHLNGSLVGGPSLCQLMVDDVWCTIQEEARTDAEEEPFLRKHYYDLVLCHATLESALSAHLASKLAVPTVLPSCALQELISSVLTKDPNIRRALRCDLRAAKGRDPACAKMAHCFLYYKGFQALQVHRVAHRLWTEGRRATALLLQSRTSEVLAVDIHPGARIGAGVLLDHATGVVIGETTVVGDDVSILHGVTLGGTGKEGGDRHPKIGDGVLLGAGTKILGNVRIGEGTKIGAGSVVLKVVPPRTTAVGNPATLVNGKENRAGHIVDHTSCSNYAN